The window CGCCGGCCCTTCGGCGACGGTCACGATGTCGCCGCCGTGGAAGATGAGGTCGGCCTGCTCGGCCATGCTGCTGCCCCTTGGGTGGGATGCGAATGGTGACCGGGCCACTACCCCACGTGATCGTTCGTCAACCCTCCACCGGACCGCGCCCCTGCGGCGAGCCGCCCGCCTCCGGCACGATCGCCCCGTGCCGGGCGGGGAACGGCCGATCGCGCACCTCGCGGTCCGGGCCGGCCACGCGGTCTGCCGGGCCCTTCGGCACGGGGAAGCCCGGGTGCCGCCCCGCCCGCCCGGAGGCGCTCTTGTCAGGAACCGGGGAACGGCGTAGACGGGAGGCCCGCACCGTCGAGTCCTGAGCCACGGGCGGCCCGGTCGGTGGCCGCCCCACCAGCCGCCCGCCGCTTCGTCCGCTGCCCGGGCCGCCCGGGCCGCCCGGGGTGCCGGGCGCCCGGCATGTGCGCGGACCCGCGGCGCACTGGCATGATCGCCGCATGGCAGAACGCATCATCGGCGCTTGTGACGGCGCTTCGAAGGGCAACCCCGGTCCGGCCGCCTGGGCCTGGGTCATCGCAGACGCCGACGGTCGGCCGCAGCGCTGGGAGGCCGGACCGCTCGGCCGCGCGACCAACAACGTCGCCGAACTGACCGCGCTGAAGGAGCTGCTGGGCGCGGTCCGGCCGGGAGTGCCGCTGGAGGTCCGGATGGACTCCCAGTACGCGATGAAGGCGGTCACCCAGTGGCTGCCCGGCTGGCGCCGGAAGGGCTGGAAGACCGCCGCCGGGACACCGGTCGCCAACAAGGACCTGATCGTGGCGATCGACGCGCTGCTGGCCGGGCGCGACGTCGAGTTCGTCTACGTCCCCGCGCACCAGGTCGACGGCGATCCGCTGAACGCCGTCGCCGACCGGGCGGCGAGCGACGCGGCGGTGGCCCAGCAGCCGGCGAGCGGCACCTCCGTCGACGCGCCGCTGCCCGCCCCCCGCGCGGACGCCGCACCGTCGGCCGGGTCCCGGCAGGCCGGGGCCCCGGCCGCCAAGCGGACCGGCGGCCGGGCGGGCGCCAAGTCCGCCGGGGGCCGGACCAAGGCCAAATTCCCCGGCTCCTGCCGCTGCGGCCGCCCGTACGCCGTCGGCGACCCGATCGCCAAGAACCCGGACGGCTGGGGCCACCCCGACT of the Kitasatospora sp. NBC_01246 genome contains:
- a CDS encoding ribonuclease H family protein, giving the protein MAERIIGACDGASKGNPGPAAWAWVIADADGRPQRWEAGPLGRATNNVAELTALKELLGAVRPGVPLEVRMDSQYAMKAVTQWLPGWRRKGWKTAAGTPVANKDLIVAIDALLAGRDVEFVYVPAHQVDGDPLNAVADRAASDAAVAQQPASGTSVDAPLPAPRADAAPSAGSRQAGAPAAKRTGGRAGAKSAGGRTKAKFPGSCRCGRPYAVGDPIAKNPDGWGHPDCAQAAEAGTRST